A genomic region of Colletotrichum destructivum chromosome 1, complete sequence contains the following coding sequences:
- a CDS encoding Putative EH domain, EF-hand domain, EF-hand domain pair protein: MYSNSNAFLGGSSQRPGAQQYGSSFGMGGQQPGQQPGQQQQPSPFAPQATGFGQAPLQQQFTGYPGMQQQQQPLSQQQQTPQQLQPQFTGFPGQAQPQQSFQTGAPPMPSIPPQFQSQFQQQQQQQQQQQPTGFPGQQQQQQPQQTGFQQSQPTGFQQPQPTGFQGQQQTPAPAAAPIKPQATGFSQMAASFRTGGTPKPAGRRPKSANKIPNIRLSFITAQDQSKFETLFKSAVGDGPATTMSGDKARDLLMRSRLDGDSLSHIWTLSDTTRSGELHFPEFALAMYLCNLKLTGKALPSSLPDNVKNEVSSMVDIINFSIAEDTGRTTPGSNATGRSSTEPTIHQPQPQASNSQLLQAQMTGFPGQQQQGFGQNQGLQPQQTGFPGINSQPTGMNPQPTGYTGPRPPMPPMPTGYGNSLTPGGGPMAAPLNAQPTGRPGQWGLVNAPATGLPNIDALQARMMPQQGREQQNFTTQGLQGNAVIPWAITKEEKQRYDALFKAWDGLHKGFIGGDAAIEIFGQSGLEKPDLERVWTLADNGNKGRLNLDEFAVAMHLIYRKLNGYPLPNQLPPELVPPSTRNINESIGTIRSMLSQESEFRNKSGAALLPQKTGVSYMKTHSLRGTPGGHGSGRKDATVFKNNDEQVGYRSSARRRVGNNSPRPESPASASSAYDDLGLDQLRKKIREKEVLLDAMDFADEKSLEEDDVLDRRDRREAEELYRRIRRIQDDIDAHPDAALATGDSEAERRALKRQLQTLTDKVPELASAVRKTEKAIADARLELFRLKDAKAHPNSATTIVGTGPGGAVTESDRLKARAKAMMQQRTAALTGKKVESGFDDEAPKRLEEENLKVKTEKENNESMVKDVEDSVRDFARGIEDNLKEGTTSATNEHEKRRWEDGLGVEDEVRDFIFDLQRSSRAARVRSQDRRATSSSRSPATAARAEPAAAAPSTRNESPAPPSRTTTPGGSYSSYKTPEERAAFIKQQAEQRMAERLAALGIKAPTKPGETAAQRMERERAERAAKLRQAEEEDERREAERQARLAEESGAPAPAAKKPPPPPSRKAAKSDTAEKEASRRAEDDQTARQAEEERLAREHEEQQRATQELEANAREQQDDLEKERHAAEARLKALEEQVKAGKLKKEEEKRKKKAALAEQKEKESKLAAQRAEIEAARQRELELQRQLEAMNDDDDSSSDDEDGVAQITPQASTPTQGGSQISSQELEKQPSSPPAVPTVVTSPPTENESRNPYHRILSHSSESTSGPSEPSAPAAAPPPPPAPAAAQSTNPFHRMVQESKATPAAATPPPPSGPFSRKRPDEDDDWGTDKEDDDEDSDDDDRPGGNSAAALASILFGTMGPPRPLSATGDKPTSNPVSPRIGSDASPSSPPPPPPMPGIGAPPPPPGPAPEAPAAPPPPPMPASPAPGGPPPPPPPPPPGLGAPPPPPPPPPAGDAPAAPPPGARPSGLLGEIQMGRALKKTETRDKSGAATAGRVLD; this comes from the exons ATGTATTCGAACTCGAACGCCTTCCTGGGTGGAAGTAGCCAACGTCCCGGCGCGCAGCAATATGGAAGCTCTTTCGGCATGGGAGGGCAGCAGCCGGGACAGCAGCCGggacagcagcaacagccgaGCCCGTTCGCTCCCCAGGCCACTGGCTTCGGCCAAGCGCCGTTGCAGCAGCAGTTCACTGGCTACCCGGggatgcagcagcaacagcagccaCTGtcgcagcaacagcaaacTCCTCAGCAGCTCCAGCCTCAGTTCACCGGATTCCCTGGGCAGGCTCAGCCTCAGCAAAGCTTCCAGACCGGCGCCCCCCCGATGCCTTCGATCCCCCCGCAGTTCCAATCGCAgttccagcagcagcagcagcagcagcagcagcaacagccgaCTGGGTTTcccggccagcagcaacagcagcaacccCAACAGACCGGTTTCCAACAGTCTCAGCCGACTGGTTTCCAGCAACCTCAGCCGACTGGCTTCCAGGGCCAGCAGCAGACGCCAGCCCCAGCTGCAGCTCCCATCAAACCTCAGGCCACGGGCTTCAGCCAGATGGCTGCTTCTTTCCGCACTGGAGGAACACCAAAGCCAGCTGGCAGACGTCCCAAGTCGGCGAACAAGATCCCCAACATTAGGTTGTCATTCATCACTGCCCAAGACCAGTCCAAGTTCGAGACCTTGTTCAAGTCTGCGGTCGGCGATGGCCCTGCCACCACTATGTCCGGAGACAAGGCTAGGGATCTGTTGATGCGGTCGCGTCTGGATGGTGATTCTCTTTCACACATTTG GACCTTGTCGGATACCACTCGATCCGGAGAACTCCACTTCCCCGAATTCGCTTTGGCAATGTACCTGTGCAACTTGAAGCTTACCGGAAAGGCTCTGCCCTCGAGCTTGCCTGACAACGTCAAGAATGAAGTTTCCAGCATGGTGGACATTATTAATTTTAGCATTGCCGAGGACACCGGCCGGACCACCCCGGGCAGCAACGCGACCGGCAGGTCAAGCACTGAGCCTACGATTCACCAGCCTCAGCCTCAGGCCTCGAACTCCCAGCTGCTGCAAGCACAGATGACCGGCTTTCCtggtcagcagcagcagggcttTGGACAAAATCAGGGTCTACAGCCCCAGCAGACCGGGTTCCCCGGCATTAACTCGCAACCCACGGGGATGAATCCGCAGCCTACAGGATATACAGGACCGCGACCGCCGATGCCTCCGATGCCCACCGGATATGGTAATAGCCTTACACCGGGAGGAGGGCCGATGGCCGCGCCCCTGAATGCGCAACCTACTGGTAGGCCTGGTCAGTGGGGTCTGGTGAATGCCCCAGCCACTGGCTTGCCCAACATCGACGCTCTGCAGGCTAGAATGATGCCACAGCAAGGCCGCGAGCAGCAAAACTTCACGACACAGGGCCTGCAAGGTAACGCCGTTATTCCTTGGGCGATtaccaaggaggagaagcaacGATATGATGCTCTTTTCAAGGCTTGGGACGGCCTTCACAAAGGCTTCATTGGTGGAGATGCCGCCATTGAAATTTTCGGGCAGAGTGGTCTGGAAAAGCCCGACCTGGAACGCGTCTGGACTCTTGCAGACAATGGTAACAAGGGCCGTCTGAATCTTGACGAATTTGCCGTCGCCATGCATTTGATCTACCGAAAGCTCAACGGCTACCCCCTTCCGAATCAACTACCTCCTGAGCTCGTGCCCCCTTCGACAAGAAACATCAATGAATCTATCGGCACTATCAGGTCCATGTTGAGTCAGGAGTCGGAGTTTCGAAACAagtccggcgccgccctgctTCCTCAAAAGACCGGAGTTAGCTACATGAAGACCCATTCATTAAGGGGCACCCCCGGTGGCCACGGCAGTGGACGTAAGGATGCTACGGTTTTCAAGAACAACGACGAACAGGTGGGCTACAGGTCTAGCGCCCGCCGTCGTGTAGGCAACAACTCGCCCCGCCCCGAGTcacctgcttctgcttcgtCCGCCTACGATGATCTTGGTCTTGATCAGCTGAGGAAGAAGATACGAGAGAAGGAGGTGCTTCTTGACGCCATGGACTTTGCCGACGAGAAGAGCCTGGAAGAGGACGATGTGCTTGACCGTCGCGACCGTCGGGAGGCAGAGGAGCTGTACCGTCGCATTCGCCGCATTCAGGACGACATCGACGCGCACCCCGATGCTGCCCTGGCGACGGGTGACTCGGAGGCTGAGAGACGTGCGCTGAAGCGACAGCTACAGACCCTTACAGACAAGGTCCCCGAGCTGGCCTCTGCGGTTCGCAAGACCGAGAAGGCCATCGCAGATGCAAGACTCGAACTCTTCAGACTCAAGGACGCGAAGGCCCACCCCAACAGCGCCACTACTATCGTTGGCACCGGACCCGGTGGCGCTGTCACCGAGTCTGACAGGCTGAAGGCTAGGGCTAAGGCCATGATGCAACAGCGCACCGCGGCTTTGACCGGCAAGAAGGTTGAGTCGGGCTTCGATGATGAGGCTCCCAAGCGCCTTGAGGAGGAGAACCTCAAAGTCAAGaccgagaaggagaacaaCGAGAGCATGGTGAAGGATGTGGAGGACTCCGTGCGTGATTTTGCTCGTGGTATTGAAGATAACCTGAAGGAAGGTACCACGTCCGCTACCAATGAGCACGAGAAGCGACGCTGGGAAGACGGTCTCGGTGTCGAAGATGAAGTTAGAGACTTCATCTTTGACCTCCAGCGTTCTAGCCGTGCCGCGCGTGTCCGATCTCAGGACCGGCGTGCTACCTCTTCATCTCGATCGCCTGCTACAGCTGCCCGAGCAGagcccgccgcggccgccccGAGTACTCGCAACGAgagccccgcccccccctcacGTACTACTACTCCTGGTGGCTCATACTCGTCGTATAAGACCCCTGAAGAGCGTGCTGCTTTTATCAAGCAACAGGCCGAGCAGCGCATGGCTGAGAGACTTGCTGCCTTGGGCATCAAGGCTCCCACCAAGCCTGGTGAGACAGCTGCCCAGAGAATGGAGCGTGAACGGGCTGAACGAGCTGCCAAGCTTCGCcaagccgaggaggaggatgaacGTCGCGAGGCTGAGCGACAGGCACGACTTGCAGAAGAATCAGGTGCTCCGGCCCCAGCTGCGAAGAAgcctcccccgccgccgtcgaggaaggcCGCTAAGAGTGACACTGCCGAGAAAGAGGCGTCCCGGAGGGCCGAAGATGATCAAACCGCCAggcaagcagaagaagagcgTCTTGCCAGAGAGCacgaggagcagcagcgtgCCACCCAGGAGTTGGA AGCCAACGCCAGAGAGCAGCAGGACGACCTGGAGAAGGAGCGACATGCCGCAGAGGCTCGACTCAAGGCGCTCGAAGAGCAAGTCAAGGCGGGCAAActcaagaaggaagaggagaagcgcaagaAAAAGGCAGCCCTTGCTGagcaaaaggaaaaggagtCTAAGCTTGCAGCCCAGAGAGCCGAAATCGAGGCGGCCCGACAGCGCGAGTTGGAGCTTCAGcgccagctcgaggccatgaacgatgatgatgacagCTCCtcggatgacgaggacggtgTTGCTCAGATCACTCCTCAGGCGTCGACCCCTACGCAGGGCGGCAGCCAGATCAGCagccaggagctcgagaagcagccttcatcgccgcccgCAGTCCCGACCGTGGTCACTAGCCCTCCTACCGAGAACGAGAGCCGCAACCCGTACCATCGCAttctctctcactcttcCGAGTCTACATCGGGCCCAAGCGAGCCTTCggcgcctgctgctgcccctccgccgccgccggcaccggcagcTGCCCAATCAACTAATCCCTTCCACCGCATGGTACAAGAGAGCAAGGCCACGCCTGCGGCTGCTactcctccgcctccctcTGGCCCGTTCTCCCGCAAGCGTCctgatgaggacgatgactGGGGCACGGAtaaggaggacgacgacgaagactcGGACGATGATGACCGGCCCGGCGGCAATAGTGCAGCGGCTTTGGCATCTATCTTATTCGGTACCATGGGACCCCCTCGGCCGCTGTCGGCTACCGGAGACAAGCCGACTTCCAACCCAGTCAGCCCGCGCATTGGCAGCGATGCATCCCcttcgtcccctcccccccctccgcctaTGCCAGGCATCGGCgctccccctccgccccccgGCCCCGCGCCTGAGGCCCCGgcagcccctccccctccgcctaTGCCAGCATCACCCGCCCCAGGCGgtcctcccccgcccccgccgccgccgcctccaggTCTGGGcgctccgccgccaccgcctccgccgccaccggcgggTGACGCACCTGCAGCCCCCCCACCAGGGGCCCGGCCATCAggcctgctcggcgagaTTCAGATGGGTAGAGCTCTGAAGAAGACCGAGACTCGCGACAAGAGCGGCGCTGCTACTGCAGGTCGCGTTTTGGATTAA
- a CDS encoding Putative Fork head domain, winged helix-like DNA-binding domain superfamily, whose amino-acid sequence MAKPPRFAGSHEPLQIYQDDFFENSTAMINHAPMPAVSKPPRRPLGATNNNNVVLNPPMLASDRHSPLKALSGNSKSPLAPLRSQGSKLNMVPMAPPSAQCQNTDSLHKKPYLSKFKTVAQKPPSVELNAGFGKENVHPQLYPAPPPATINFDQFYMHKGPGKRTLMEAAPIKESRPLKKVKADESGLPSHDSFPPIVDDGAKPGHSYATLIGMAILRSPQRRLTLAQIYKWISDTYSFYKAEESGWQNSIRHNLSLHKAFIKVERPKDDPGKGNYWTIQEGMEQQFMKDKPARKTTTTAENVPVMSTRMEPSRPANMPIQEPTLPPPAPIKQAPLPPLPTSQATVAVEFSSDATIPVSDSAAPEDGQDKLDHDCSPLPPTMHSSPPIPRHMEPRSRTPPPPGRGPVSSITRSHKRKFASMDDSGYISSLESSALRPQKTGILTSEADRPRKRSRAGRAEDEIARLRASSYDSPSKGRSYNAFAPPSSSPLRQQGQMLPPLTPAMKLKPPTKAPPSASPNTNLRMHRENVRQMLQSPIRKMAGSGDGSAPWSPAFNLDESVYNYNLMTTNEFDIFQDYDNDFFDGLPQDSPSKKSGGKRPRPERTHSANALTDSNESGQGNKSALSTPFLKAPAQSNALWETPSKVFDGLSSPIKPNDGASQWRFPSPTKISGSFYEVAAEGDWPAFSFDTADFLGGGEPTEYSGLDILQGFEKIGSGSQTKASGSKPGKPAFGRSYTSQF is encoded by the coding sequence ATGGCCAAACCACCACGCTTCGCCGGCTCCCACGAGCCTTTACAAATCTATCAGGACGATTTCTTTGAGAACTCGACGGCAATGATCAACCACGCACCCATGCCTGCCGTCTCCAAACCCCCGAGGAGACCACTCGGCGCAacgaacaacaacaacgtcGTCCTTAACCCCCCAATGCTTGCATCCGACCGACACTCGCCCTTGAAGGCATTGTCAGGCAACTCAAAATCGCCCCTCGCCCCGCTCAGGTCGCAGGGCAGCAAGTTGAACATGGTCCCAatggcgccgccatcggcacAATGCCAGAACACCGATTCGCTGCACAAAAAGCCCTACTTGTCCAAGTTCAAGACTGTTGCGCAAAAACCTCCTTCCGTGGAGCTTAATGCCGGTTTCGGGAAAGAAAACGTCCACCCACAACTGTAccctgcgccgccgccagcgacgATCAATTTCGACCAGTTCTACATGCACAAAGGCCCGGGCAAGCGCACTTTGATGGAGGCAGCCCCAATCAAGGAATCGAGACCGCTGAAGAAAGTAAAAGCCGACGAGTCGGGCCTGCCGTCGCACGATTCTTTCCCTCCTAttgtcgacgatggcgcgaAACCGGGACACAGCTACGCGACTCTGATCGGGATGGCCATCCTTCGGTCACCACAACGGCGTTTGACCCTCGCCCAGATCTACAAGTGGATTTCTGACACGTACTCGTTTTACAAAGCGGAGGAATCGGGTTGGCAGAACAGCATTCGACACAACCTCAGCCTTCACAAGGCCTTCATCAAGGTGGAGCGGCCAAAAGACGACCCCGGCAAGGGCAACTACTGGACTATTCAGGAAGGCATGGAGCAGCAGTTCATGAAGGACAAGCCGGCGAGAAAGACAACCACCACTGCTGAGAACGTACCCGTCATGTCGACCCGCATGGAACCCTCGAGACCGGCCAACATGCCTATCCAAGAGCCGACCCTTCCGCCTCCTGCGCCGATCAAGCAAGCgcccctgccgccgctgcctaCTTCACAGGCCACAGTTGCTGTTGAGTTTTCGTCCGATGCCACCATCCCTGTCTCGGACTCGGCCGCGCCTGAGGACGGACAAGACAAGCTGGACCACGACTGCTCACCTCTGCCTCCTACGATGCACTCTTCACCGCCAATTCCACGGCACATGGAGCCCCGCAGTCGtacgcctcctccgccagggCGCGGTCCTGTCTCTTCGATTACGAGATCGCACAAGAGAAAATTCGCATCAATGGACGACAGCGGTTACATCTCGTCTCTCGAGTCGTCAGCTCTGCGGCCACAGAAGACGGGCATTCTCACTTCCGAAGCCGACCGTCCTCGGAAGCGCAGTCGCGCAGGCAGGGCCGAGGATGAGATTGCTCGCTTGCGCGCGTCGTCTTACGATAGCCCTAGCAAGGGTCGGTCGTACAACGCGTTTGCCccaccgtcttcgtcgccgctcCGCCAACAGGGTCAGATGCTGCCACCGCTTACACCCGCCATGAAGCTGAAGCCACCTACGAAGGCCCCACCGTCTGCATCGCCCAACACCAACCTGCGGATGCATCGCGAAAATGTCCGACAGATGCTTCAGTCTCCTATTCGCAAGATGGCCGGTTCTGGTGACGGCAGCGCCCCGTGGAGCCCGGCCTTCAACTTGGACGAGAGCGTCTACAACTATAACCTCATGACCACTAACGAATTCGACATCTTCCAAGACTACGATAATGACTTCTTTGATGGCTTGCCTCAAGATTCCCCCTCCAAAAAGTCTGGTGGTAAACGACCGCGCCCCGAGCGTACGCACTCGGCTAATGCTTTGACCGATTCCAACGAGTCCGGCCAAGGCAACAAGTCGGCGCTTTCGACGCCCTTTTTGAAGGCGCCCGCGCAATCCAACGCCTTGTGGGAGACTCCCAGCAAGGTTTTTGACGGACTCTCTTCCCCAATCAAGCCTAACGACGGCGCTTCTCAATGGAGGTTCCCTTCGCCCACCAAGATCTCTGGGTCTTTTTACGAAGTGGCGGCCGAGGGTGATTGGCCTGCCTTCTCCTTCGACACCGCCGACTTcctggggggaggagagccCACCGAATACTCCGGTCTTGACATTCTGCAAGGTTTCGAGAAGATCGGCTCTGGCTCACAAACCAAGGCTTCGGGTTCCAAACCCGGCAAGCCCGCATTTGGACGGAGTTACACCTCGCAATTCTAA
- a CDS encoding Putative peroxin-3, with product MLEATRRWFRRNRTPLAVGVGVVGAGYVVTQYVLSKINDARERMGSDRIAKENLRRRFEQNQEDCTFTVLALLPSATTNILEAMNTEKITYEIQKMKGQTKSLKAGDSVSPPSIADTTITEDDGRSMVSSSVQSESGVHASMVTVPGATSAPTGGAEGGVSQDGGAAAAVAAQKSKKSKRQLWDDLTISSITRAFTLLYTVALLTMLTRVQLNLLGRRSYLSSVITLATGTAQATISLENNDDDGLDQPYGNDFETNRRYLTFSWWLLNEGWKELGQRVEAAVRQVFGHLSPRDLLSFEQFSELTLAVRKIVEGATPEERRAAKWLPYLLPPRDREDHVLRESGILEESIVVLSESTTSQSPSSSPAVRRLLDETSDLIESPSFTHVLTLILDSGFSLLVDKKLASAAFDKPDLAESEPRTSQVVLLPKILSVLTRQAHAIGNGMPNEYLQEMEQVADLEGFAAVVYSSNWANEIHDDEGGIMESAVDIRASQGTTTATNIPSQTQGTTQGTGEESVIMVNPATSFESAWGRAVDKN from the exons ATGTTGGAAGCGACTCGGCGATGGTTCCGTCGCAATAGGACGcctctcgccgtcggcgtggGAGTTGTCGGCGCTGGCTACGTCGTGACTCAGTACGTCCTGAGCAAAATCAACGATGCGCGGGAGCGCATGGGCAGCGACCGCATCGCAAAGGAGAA CCTCCGACGCCGATTCGAGCAGAACCAGGAAGACTGCACCTTCAccgtcctcgctctccttcCCTCAGCGACGACCAACATCCTCGAGGCGATGAATACTGAGAAAATCACGTACGAAATTCAGAAGATGAAGGGCCAGACAAAGAgcctcaaggccggcgatAGCGTCAGTCCCCCGAGTATTGCcgacaccaccatcaccgaggacgacggtCGGAGCATGGTCAGTAGCAGTGTCCAGAGCGAGAGCGGCGTACATGCGAGCATGGTGACGGTGCCGGGCGCTACGTCGGCGCCCACGGGAGGAGCTGAGGGTGGCGTGTCGcaggatggcggcgctgccgctgctgtgGCTGCGCAAAAGAGCAAGAAGTCCAAGAGGCAATTATGGGACGACTTGACAATAAGCT CCATCACGAGAGCGTTTACGCTGTTGTACACCGTCGCGCTGCTGACAATGCTGACGAGGGTCCAACTcaacctcctcggccgccgaagCTACCTGTCGAGCGTGATAACCCTCGCCACGGGCACCGCTCAGGCCACTATCAGCCTAGAGAacaacgacgatgatggcctcgaccAGCCCTACGGCAATGACTTTGAGACTAACCGCCGATACTTGACGTTCAGCTGGTGGCTACTCAACGAGGGGTGGAAGGAGCTCGGTCAacgcgtcgaggccgccgtccgccaGGTCTTTGGCCACCTCAGCCCACGCGACCTGCTCAGCTTCGAGCAATTCTCGGAACTGACGCTCGCAGTGCGCAAGATCGTTGAGGGCGCCACGCCCGAGGAGCGCAGAGCGGCCAAGTGGCTGCCCTACCTCCTTCCGCCGCGGGACCGCGAGGATCACGTCCTGCGTGAGTCGGGCATCCTTGAGGAGAGCATCGTGGTGCTGTCCGAAAGCACTACATCGCagtcgccatcatcgtcacccgCTGTGAGGAGGCTCCTGGACGAGACATCGGACCTCATCGAGTCCCCTTCCTTCACACATGTGCTCACCCTTATCCTAGACTCGGGCTTCTCCCTGCTCGTGGACAAGAAGCTCGCATCGGCGGCATTCGACAAGCCGGACCTAGCCGAGTCGGAGCCGCGCACCTCGCAGGTCGTGCTGTTGCCCAAGATTCTCTCGGTGCTTACGCGGCAGGCGCACGCCATCGGCAACGGCATGCCCAACGAGTATCTGCAGGAGATGGAGCAGgtggccgacctcgagggtTTTGCTGCAGTCGTGTACTCGAGTAACTGGGCGAACGAGATCCACGACGATGAAGGTGGCATCATGGAGAGCGCCGTGGACATTCGCGCTAGCCAGGGCACCACGACCGCCACCAATATTCCCAGCCAGACGCAAGGGACGACGCAGGGGACCGGGGAGGAGAGCGTCATCATGGTGAACCCGGCGACCAGCTTCGAGAGCGCATGGGGCCGGGCCGTGGATAAGAATTAG
- a CDS encoding Putative trafficking protein particle complex subunit gives MVVYSFYIFDRHTECIYSKTWLPAERPTSQPPLPVPGTTPSSGGPPSQQLRRSQVNSAKDDAKLIFGTVFSLRNMVRKLGGDDDAFISYRTSAYKLHYYETPSNLRFVMLTDTATLSMRNVLHQIYINLWVEYVVKNPLSPAEHKGGEGVKNELFELGLDQFVRGLM, from the exons ATGGTCGTATACTCCTTCTACATCTTCGACCGGCATACGGAATGCATCTACTCAAAAACATGGCTCCCCGCCGAACGCCCGACGTCCCAACCGCCCCTGCCCGTTCCCGGCACGACTCCCAGTTCGGGCGGACCGCCGTCGCAGCAGCTGCGCAGGAGCCAGGTCAACTCGGCTAAGGATGACGCCAAGCTCATATTCGGCACCGTCTTCTCGCTGCGCAATATGGTCCGcaagctcggcggcgacgacgacgccttcaTTAGCTACCGCACCTCGGCCTACAAGTTGCACTACTACGAGACCCCCTCGAATCTGCGATTCGTTATGCTCACTGACACGGCAACCTTGAGCATGCGCAACGTGCTACATCAGATTTACATCAACCTCTGGGTTGAATACG TTGTCAAGAACCCCCTGTCGCCTGCCGagcacaagggcggcgagggcgtcaagaacGAGCTTTTCGAGCTGGGTCTGGACCAGTTCGTTAGGGGCCTAATGTGA
- a CDS encoding Putative serine/threonine-protein kinase, active translates to MTDSFGPQSPPTEALASTSIATSDMPSPTIAVGFHGEGTAGTRVPVATHISDSVTEPTKFQSPLRHHRRTPSAHREVKETLNAVTEYGAESHDGSSHHRINQYIIKQEIGRGSYGAVHLATDQFGTEYAVKEFSKVRLRKRAQSNILRQGARRPQRFAHRVSLNAPLSPHFGDGGQGGKAGWNANDALFFIREEIAIMKKLNHPNLVQLIEVLDDPEEDSLYMVLEMCKKGVVMKVGLDQKAKPYSEDLCRYWFRDLILGIEYLHEQGVIHRDIKPDNLLLTEDDVLKIVDFGVSEMFEKPSEGMKTAKSAGSPAFLAPELCVVRHGDVDGRAADIWSMGVSLYCLRYGKIPFEHEGVLEMYEAIKTESPDLPEEENPDFVDLMGRILEKDPQKRIHMSGLRDHPWVTKKGTDPLLSKEDNCSVIVEPPNDLELSRAFTRKMNHLLCVMKAIHRFKGILSRQRQSSKSSRDGSSSLTVDPIREDAQKEDIEALIAKRREFLGQQGNSTANGKVESEPLILGIGVGARDEFDNDEPSAGDIAESPTNVDFNIYDKAYEAEVERIMKKPARQTTMYLTRFVKDREHYKEVANVVEGMSAGVTPVGTPKADIHLTASKGRFADLVSSMTGGSQPKASGGDRN, encoded by the exons ATGACGGACTCCTTCGGCCCTCAGAGCCCGCCGACCGAGGCCCTGGCCTCGACGTCTATTGCGACCTCTGACATGCCTTCGCCTACCATTGCCGTAGGGTTCCACGGCGAAGGCACCGCCGGAACTCGTGTCCCGGTCGCCACCCACAT ATCCGATTCGGTAACCGAGCCAACAAAGTTCCAAAGCCCTTtgcggcatcatcgccggaCGCCCTCAGCCCATCGCGAAGTCAAG GAAACCCTCAATGCCGTGACGGAATACGGCGCCGAGAGTCACGATGGCTCGAGCCACCACCGGATCAACCAATACATCATCAAACAGGAGATTGGTCGAGGCTCCTACGGCGCCGTCCATCTGGCGACTGACCAGTTTGGCACTGAATAC GCCGTGAAGGAATTCTCAAAGGTCCGTTTACGCAAACGCGCCCAGTCCAACATCCTTCGACAAGGCGCTCGGAGGCCACAGCGCTTCGCCCACCGGGTAAGCCTCAATGCGCCTCTCTCGCCGCActtcggcgacggtggccaGGGAGGTAAAGCTGGGTGGAACGCCAACGATGCGCTGTTCTTCATCAGAGAGGAAATCGCCATCATGAAGAAGTTGAACCACCCGAACTTGGTCCAGCTGATCGAAGTGCTCGACGACCCAGAGGAAGACTCGCTGTACATGGTCCTTGAAATGTGCAAAAAGGGTGTCGTCATGAAGGTCGGGCTCGACCAGAAAGCCAAGCCGTATAGCGAAGACCTGTGCCGTTACTGGTTCCGCGACTTGATTCTGGGCATCGAGTATC TGCATGAGCAAGGCGTCATCCACCGCGATATCAAGCCAGACAACCTTCTCCTCACTGAGGATGATGTTCTGAAAATCGTGGATTTCGGTGTCTCCGAGATGTTTGAAAAGCCCAGCGAGGGAATGAAGACGGCCAAGTCGGCTGGATCTCCTGCCTTTCTAGCCCCAGAGCTTTGCGTAGTGAGGCATGGCGATGTGGATGGCAGGGCCGCCGACATCTGGTCTATGGGTGTTTCGTTGTACTGCTTACGCTATGGAAAAATCCCTTTTGAGCACGAGGGTGTGCTTGAGATGTATGAAGCCATCAAGACTGAATCCCCCGACCTGCCAGAGGAGGAGAACCCCGATTTCGTAGACCTGATGGGGAGGATCCTGGAGAAGGATCCCCAGAAGCGAATCCACATGTCTGGGCTACGG GATCACCCATGGGTGACAAAAAAGGGAACTGACCCTCTGTTGTCAAAAGAAGACAATTGCTCGGTCATTGTGGAGCCCCCAAACGATCTTGAGCTGAGCCGCGCTTTTACGCGGAAGATGAACCATCTCCTATGTGTT ATGAAAGCAATCCACAGGTTCAAGGGTATTCTCTCCAGACAAAGACAGAGTTCGAAGTCGTCGAGGGACGGAAGCTCTAGCCTGACGGTCGATCCAATCCGAGAAGACGCGCAAAAGGAGGACATTGAGGCCCTGATTGCAAAGCGTCGCGAGTTCTTGGGGCAGCAAGGTAACTCTACTGCCAACGGCAAGGTAGAATCGGAGCCGCTGATCCTGGGTATTGGCGTCGGTGCGCGAGATGAATTTGACAATGACGAGCCCTCTGCTGGCGACATAGCCGAGTCTCCCACCAATGTCGACTTCAACATCTATGACAAGGCTTATGAGGCTGAGGTAGAGCGCATCATGAAGAAGCCGGCGCGGCAGACGACCATGTACTTGACGCGCTTCGTCAAGGACCGGGAACACTACAAAGAGGTGGCCAACGTCGTGGAGGGGATGTCTGCGGGTGTTACGCCAGTGGGCACGCCGAAGGCAGACAT